Genomic window (Asticcacaulis excentricus CB 48):
CTCAGGCCGGGACCGTAACCGTCGATGTCGAAGTGCCGCGTCTCAGCGTCGCCGAGTACCACAAGCCCTATGTGGCGGCGTGGATCGAAGACGGCGCGGGCGCACACAAATCAAACCTGTTTGTCTGGTATCAGATCGGTAAGGGCGACAAGTGGTTGAAGGACCTGCGTACCTGGTGGCGCAAGTCAGGCCGCGATCTCAGCGCCGAAGACGTCAGCGGTCTGTCGTCGGCTACCAAGGCACCCGGCCGTCAGACGGCGAAGATCGACACCTCGGCTTTGAAGGGCCTGACGCCCGGCGACTATGTGCTGAATGTCGAAGCGGCGCGCGAAGGCGGCGGCCGCGAAGTGGTCAAGGCACCATTCAAGTGGGACGGCAAGAAGGCGGTAGCGGCTTCGACCAAGGGCACGACCGAGCTGGGTGCTGTGGCGTTCACCATCAAGCCGTGATCTGTCCATAACTCCCCCGGCACGCCGGGGGAGCCGGTATATCAAATGATCCAAACAGACACTTTAGCAAACCGGCGCGTTCTGGTTCCGGCGCTGATCACGCCGCCGGAAGATCTATCGGCGTGCCTGCTGTGCGAAGTGTCCGGGAAGGCCTTTGCCACGACGTGGCGGGCGCGGCTGTTCAGTGACGGACCGGTCGATAGGCTGGGCTTGTCGGCGCGGATGCAGGCCATACTCGACCGTATCGACGCTGAAATGTCGCCCTATCGCGCGGATTCCGACCTGACGCGCTTCAATGAGGCCAGGGCAGGGGCGTTTGTGCCCCTGCCGCCTAGGCTGATGCAGGTCATCGCCCACGCACTCGACATAGCGCGTCTCACGGAGGGGGCCTTCGATCCGGGTCTGCTGGAAGCCGTTGAGTTGTGGGGTTTCGGCGCGAAGATCGTGCCCGAAGGTGTGCCGACCCTACAGGTGCGCGCCGCACTCAAGAAACGTCAGAACTGGCGCGCCCTCGACTGGCAGCACGACGGACTGATCAAACCCGAAGGCCTCAAACTCGATCTGTGTGGCATCGCCAAGGGCTATGCAGTCGATGCGGTGACTCAGATGCTCAAGGCGACGCCGGGGGTGCGTTCGGCGCTGATCGAGATTGGTGGCGAATTGAAAGCGTTTGGCGTGCGCGCAGAGGGTCAGCCGTGGTGGGTCGAAATCGAACGCGCTGATCCGGCGCACACTGAAACCCTTGTCGCCCTGTGCGATCTGGCCGTGGCCACGACGGGCGACAGCCAACGCTATTTCATCCATGACGGCGTGCGCCTGTCGCACACGATCGATGCTGCCACCGCCGCTCCGGTGCAGAGTGGTATTCGTCAGGTCAGCGTCTTTGATGCCCAATGCTGGCGCGCCGATGCACTTGCCACCGCCCTGATGGTTATGGGCGAAGATCGTGCCCTGTCTTTTGCGCAAACCCATGCTATCCCTTGTCTGATGGGGCTGAGCGACGGGCGTGAGGTTTTAAGCCCGGCTCTTGAGGACTGGCTATGATCGACTTTGTAACGACCGATCCGCTGCGCGTGGGGCTGGCCGCGGGGGCCGGCGTGCTGTGGCTGCTGATGAGCGGCGTCATGCTGACACGCGGACGCGCCCGTGCGTCGGCTGTGGCCGTCGATGCCCTGATCCTCTCGGCCTCGCAGACCGGGCAGGCCGAGGAACTGGCGCGCCATACGCACAAGGCGTTGAACACGGGCGGTCTGACCACGCGCCTGATGTCGCTGGGCAAGGTAACGGTCGAAGACCTGCAACAGGCAAAGCTGGTACTGGTGGTCGCCTCGACCACCGGCGTCGGTGATGCCCCGGACGACGGCGCGGCCTTTGAGCGCGCACTTATGTCTGCGCGTCCGGACCTGTCGGCCCAAAGCTTTGCCGTGCTGGCCTTGGGCGATCGCAGCTACGAAGACTTCTGCGCCTTTGGCCATCGCGTGCACAACTGGTTCACCGCCTGCGAGGCGACGGCCAAAAAGCCAATCACCGAGGTTAATGATCTCGATGCACAGGCTCTGAAACAATGGGAGTCCTACCTCAAGGAGTGGGGCGGGGCGGCGATGCAAGCGGATAATCCGTTCGCCCCCACGTCCCTGATTGCGCGTGAACGGTTGAATCCCAAAAGCGAGGCGGCGGGGCTTTACGCCATTGAGTTCGCAATACCCGAAGGCGCGACGTGGGTGGCCGGTGATCTGGCCGAAATCCGGACATCGTCCGGGCATCGTCGCGACTATTCCATTGCCTCCCTGCCCGAAGAGGGGCGGGTGCGCCTGTTTGTACGGGAAGTCATCAAGGCCGATGGTTCACGGGGTGAAGGTTCCGGCCTGCTGACGACGCTTGCTGTCGGCGAAAACGTGCCGCTGCGTCTGAAAACGCATAAGGGGTTTCATGCCCCGACGGGCGACGGCCCGGTATTGCTGATCGCCGCCGGGTCGGGTCTGGCCGGCTTGCGGCCGCATCTGCTGGAACTGGCCGGGCGCGGGCGGGGCTGCTGGCTGATCTATGGTGAGCGTCATCCGCTGCACGACGGACGCCTGTCCGACGAGATGCGCGGATGGCAACAGGGCGGGCGTATCCGCAAGCTGGACCTTGCTTTTTCGCGGCCTGACGATGGCGTGAAAACCTACGTGCAGGACGTAGTGGCACAGCAGGCCGCAGCCATCCGCGACTGGCTCGGGCAGGGCGGCAGCGTGTTGGTCTGCGGCGGGCTGGATATGGGGCGCGGCGTCGATGCGGCGCTGAAAGCGGCATTGGGACCGGACTGGCTGGAGGCCGCGCTCAGCCACGGGCGCTATCGCCGCGACCTGTATTGATCCAAAAAAAACCCGCCTCATGAAGAGGCGGGTTTAAGTGCACCGAGGATAATTGAGCGACAAGACGTCTCTCAGAAAGCGCCGGAAGGGGAGGCTGTCCGGTCCCGAACGCTTGAGATTATTTAGCCTTGATGGTGTATTTTTGTCAATGCGAATTATTCGCATTATTAGCTTTGTAGGTTTCCGTTCACGGAAATGCGAATAGGCGATGCGGCGATTTCGGTTACACTTGCAAGCGGTGATGACAACCGCGAGGGTGCAAACCGAATGAAGTCAATGGCTGCCCTGCTGGGAGGTTTCTGTCTGGTGTTTGCAGCCGGACAAGTAGCGGCGCAGCCGTGCGAGCGGACGATAACCCTCGATATCCGCAGCATCGATTATAAGACCAAACCCTATGATCCGATGCTCAAACCGTTGCTTGAGAAGGTGGACCCGGAGATCGGGCGTATCGAACTGACCTTTGCCTCGGCACGCGTACATCCCGAAATCGTCGATCTTCAGGCCGCCGGCCTCAAATATGTGCAGTCACGGATCACGCTTCAGGGCTACGACCCCGCTCTGATTCAGCGTCAGGAGGTCATGCTGCCGCGTAGTTTTGCCGGCAAGGATGAGCTTTACCGCCTGATTGTCACCTATGGTCCCAAAGAACACGCGCCTGCCTGCTGAACCGTGACCGGTTCCGGGTCGTATTGGCCACATGGGTACACTCAGGCTTGTTCTTGCGGATCAGTTGTCGGCGCGTCTCGACATCCGGACTCGCGCCGATAAGGAAACCGATGTCTTTCTGATGGCTGAGGTGGCCGAAGAGGCCAGCTATGTCCGCCACCACGTCAAGAAGATCGCCTTCCTGTTTTCAGCGATGCGCCATTATGCCGAGGCCTTGCAGCAGGCGGGATACCGCGTGCGCTATGTGCGGTTTGATGACCCGGAAAATACCCACAGCCTGAAGCGCGAGATCGACCGGGCGCGCACGGAGTTGAAGCTGTCTGCGGTCCATGTGACTGAGCCCGGCGAGTGGCGGCTGAAGGAAGTCTTTGCCGCCATGGACGATGTGACCTTGCTCGAAGACAACCGTTTCCTCTGTTCGCCGCAGTGGTTTTCGCGCTGGGCCGAAGGCCGCAAGCAACTGCGTATGGAATACTTCTACCGCGAAATGCGCCGCGCGCACGACATACTGATGGACGATGGCAAACCGTGTGGTGGTGAATGGAACTACGACGCCGAAAACCGCTCGCCGCCGCGCGACGGGCTGGTCTTTCCGCGCCGGCTGAGCTTTCGCAAGGACTCCATTACGCGTGATGTGCTCTATCTGGTCGCCAAAGTCTTTCCGGACAATCCCGGTCAACTGGAGCCCTTTCATTTTGCAGTCACCCGTTCGCAGGCGCTGAAAGAACTCGATCATTTTGTGGCGCACATCCTGCCGCAGTTCGGCCCCTGGCAGGACGCCATGCTGGGGCGCGAACCCTATATGTATCATTCACTGCTCTCGAGCTATATCAATGCCGGGCTGCTCTATCCGCTGGAGGTCTGTCTGGCGGCTGAGCGCGCCTATCGCGAAGACGGCGCGCCGCTCAATGCCGTCGAAGGGTTTATCCGTCAGGTGCTGGGCTGGCGTGAATATGTGCGCGGTCTTTACTGGCACTTTATGCCGGACTATGTGGCGATGAACGCGCTGGACGCCCACGAGGACCTGCCGTGGTTCTACTGGTCCGGTGATACGCAGATGAACTGCGTGCGCACGGCGGTGGCGCATACGCTGGAACACGCCTATTCACACCATATCCAGCGGCTGATGATTACCGGTAACTTCGCTCTGCTGGCGGGTGTTGATCCAAAACAGGTGCATGAATGGTATCTGGCCGTCTATGCCGATGCCTATGAGTGGGTGGAACTGCCCAATACGCTCGGTATGGCGCTGCACGCCGATGGTGGGATTATGGCCTCGAAGCCCTATGCCGCGTCAGGGGCCTATATCAACCGCATGAGCGATTATTGCAAAGACTGTCATTACAAGGTCGAAATGCCGGTGGGCGAAAAATCGTGTCCGTTCAATGCTCTGTACTGGGATTTTATCGCGCGTCACGAAGAGCGTTTCCGCAAAAATCCGCGCCTGTCTTACGTCTATGCCAACTGGACGCGTATGGGCGACGACAAGCAAAAAGCCCTGCGCGCCCAGGCACAAGCGCACCTTCAGGCCATGCGCGAAGGACATCTGTGATGCCACGCGGGGTAAAGAAATGCGACCTGCCGCAAAAGACCTGTCAGGGCTGTGGCCTGCCCTTCACCTGGCGTAAAAAGTGGGAAAAGGTGTGGGCCGAGGTGAGCTATTGCTCGGACCGTTGCCGCCAGGCTAAAAAGAGCGCCCGATAACCGGAACCGCTCTCATGACCCTGCCGCCGCTCAATCCGGTCTATGCCGGGCTTGGCACGACCATCTTCACCACCATGTCGGCAATGGCGGCTGAGACCGGCGCCCTCAATCTGGGGCAGGGCTTTCCCGAAACGGACGGCTTCCCGGAGGTGCGTGAGGCCGCAGCAAAGGCGCTGATCGACCGCTCAAATCAGTATGCCCCGATGAAAGGGCAGGCTGCGTTACTGGAGGCCGTGGCAGAGTTTTATGGCCGCACGCAGGGCCTCAGCCTTGATCCGGCAAGAAATGTGCTGATCACCTCCGGGGCGACCGAAGCGCTGGCGGCGGCGGTGTTTTCGCTGATTTCACCGGGCGATGAGGTGATTGTTTTTGAGCCCCATTACGACGCCTATGCGCCCCTGATCGAGCGCGCCGGGGGCGTGGTGGTGCGTGTGCGTCTCAGCCCACCCGACTGGCGCTTTACCGAGGCGCAACTGACCGAAGCCTTTTCGCGGCGCACCCGCATGGTGATGGTCACCACGCCCAACAATCCGACCACCCGCCTGATACCCACCGAGGATTGGGCGCTGCTGGCACGGTTCTGCATCGAGCATCAGGCCTATGTGGTGTCAGACGAGGTGTGGGAGCAGGTCGTGTTCGATGGCGCGACCCATAAGGGCGTGCTGAACGTCCCTGGACTGGAGACTTTAGGGGTCAAGATCGGCTCGGCAGGCAAGCTGTTTGCCCTGACCGGCTGGAAGGTGGGCTTTGTTTGTGCCCATGAGCGTCTAGTCAGCCAAATGGCGAAGGCGCATCAGTTTCTGACCTTCTCCACGCCCCCTATGTTGCAGTCGGCGGTGGCCTTTGGTCTGGGTTTACCCAAAAGCCGATTTGTCGAAGAGGTCGCCGCCCTTCAGCGGTCCCGCGAACGCTGGCGCGCGGGCCTTGAGGCTGAAGGCTTTCGAACCCTGCCGTCCGAAGGTACCTACTTTCTCAATATTGACCTTCCGGGCTCAGGTATTGCGCTGGAGGGGGAGAGTTTTGCCCGTCGTGCTCTCAAAGAAGCAGGTGTCGCCGTCATCCCGCTCGATGCGTTCTGCGCGCCGGGAGGTGACAGTCTGCCGGTTGTCCGGCTCTGCTTTGCCAAAAGCGATGCGACGCTGGATCGCGGGATTGAGCGGCTCACCGTTGCCCGCCGTCTTTGTGGGATAGTCTAAGACGGATTATTTGCAGTGCAGCAAAATGGCCACAGTTTCAGTTGCGATCAAACGGTTGAAGTGGCTCAGTTTTGTTTCCTGACAAAGCGTTTCTTAAATCGCATTTATGTTTAGCGGACTTATTGCGGAGCACAAAAAACTGTGTGACGTTTTTATGATCTATACACAGTGAGTGGTCGGTATTGTGCACCACCGGCGCTCCGCAAAAGGGGATCATACATGTTGAATGCGACAGGCCGTCTCAGGGCGAAAAGTCTTTCCCAATTTGCCGGCGTCTCTGCTCTGGCGCTTCTCAGCGCGGGTGTGGCATTTGGAGACGAACTTGCGCCGGAACCTGAAGTGACAGACGTGGTGGTGACGGCGACGCGCCGCGCTACTAATGTGCAGAAAATCCCCTACAATATTTCGGCCATCGGGGCTGCCGAAGCTGAACGCAACGGTATCGTGGAAATCGCCGATCTGGCGCGCGTAACGCCGGGGCTGAGCTTTCGCGACGTAGGTGCCCGCGACAACGGCTCCGTCATCTTACGTGGCCTGTCCGTTTCACCCCTGCGCGTCTCGACAGGTGGCGATAACGGATCAGTTGCACAGTATATCAACGAGACACCGGTCACCAATCAACCGCGGGTGTTCGATATCGACCATATCGAAGTCTTGCGCGGGCCACAGGGGACACTTTATGGCTCGGGTTCTCTAGGGGGCGCGATCCGCTACATCGTCAATGACCCTAAAATGTATTTCAATACCTCTGCCGGTGCTGATGTTTACAAAATTTCCCAAGCCGGGGAGGGGTCGTATAAATTGACCGGCATGATCAATCTGCCGTTGGTCGAAGACAAGCTGGCCCTGCGCGTCGCCCTGCAGCACCTTGATGATTCAGGCTTTACCGATTACCCCATGGTCATCAGCGGTCCGAAAACCGATCTTGATTTCGAAAAGCGTACCACGACGCGTGCGTCTCTCCTCTGGAAGCCCACAGCGGTCTTCTCTGCGACGGCCAGCGTCTATTACGACAATGCCAAGGCGGGCGGGCGCACAGGCTCCAATGCCGGTCTCACCATCAAGGCGCCTTATGACGGCGTCTCGGATAATTCCGACCCGACAATGTGGTCCTATCCGGCTTCCAACTATCGCCCCTACACACTCGGCAAGTTTGAGATCGGCCAGCGTTTCGAGGAGCCTGAATCCAACCACTACCTCCTATCGGCACTTGAACTTAAATACGATCTAGGTTTTGCGGACCTGACGTCGTCGAGCTCCTACACTACGGAAAGCGTGCTGGGTCACAGAGACCAGACCGACCTCCTGCTGGGGTTGGGGTTTGGCTACGAAAACTACCCCGATTTCCGGGCCTTCACCACGGAAGAATCGGATTTTGAAGCCACGGTGCAGGAGCTGCGTCTGGTGTCGAAATCGGGAGGTGCGTTCGATTACGCCGTAGGTCTCTACTACACCCGCGAAACGGCCCACAGTACCTCTAAGGAATTCACCCCGGGACTTGCCCAGTTTTGGGGGCTAGGACGTACGGATGACCTAGAGTATTTCTCGGTCGAGGACTCAAAATATACCGAAATGGCGGCGTTCGGGGAACTGACTTGGCATGTCAATGATCTGTGGCAGATCACCGGTGGTCTGCGGACGTTCGAACTGAAAGACGATGTGGTGTCGTGTACGGCCCTGCCTCTTTATGACGATCCCTTCTCGGACACTATCACCTTCTCTTGTGCAAACGGCGCGTCCAAGGTCAGCAAGACCATTTACAAGGCAAATAGCTCTTACCAGCTGACGCCTGACATGATGCTCTACGGCACCTTCTCGCAAGGTTTCCGACGTGGTGGTGTCAACACCCTCCCTGACGGTGCGCAGTTTGCCGGCATCACCGACGCGCAGCGCAAGTATATTCCGGATAGTGTCGACAATTTCGAACTGGGCGTGCGTTCACAGTGGTTCGACCGTCGTCTGACGCTCAATGCCGCCCTGTTTCACATCGACTGGCAGGACGTGCAACTGGCTTCTCTGGCACCGGGCAACCTTCCCATCATTGCCAATGCCGGAAAGGCGACCTCCGACGGCGTCGAGCTGGAATCGGAGTGGAAGGCCAATGACGCTCTGACGTTCAGTTTCGGCTACGCGTACACGAAGGCCGAGATGGCGCAGACCTATTACAATCGTAATGAAGACGGCGACATCCTTAACACTTTCCTCAAAGGTACATCTCTGCCGGGGACGCCGGAACACCAGGTCAGCCTGGCGGTCGATTACAACCTCCCGACCCTACCGGTCGGCGAGTTGAGCCTTCATGCCGATGTCAGTCATTCATCGAGCGTAACCACGTCGGCGGAAAAAGACAGCCTCGACTACCGCATGCTGGATGGCTTCTCTGAGGTCAATGCCTCGGCCTTGCTGATCCCGTCTAATGGGATGAAGATCCGGTTCTATGTCACCAATCTAACCAATGAGTACGCTTTCGTTTCGTCGCAGGGGCCGTCAACCTATGGTCTGCAAGGCCAGTTCCTCATTCCGATCCGCCCCCGCACGATAGGTGTGTCCATCTCCAAGAATTTCTGAGTGTTACAACTTGATCCAGATGCTATTCTGGCCGAAGCGCTGAGGCTTCGGCGGGCCGGATATTTGACGGACGCGATCGCTGCCGCGCGCCGCCTGACCGAGGTGGCTCCTTGGCGGCTGGAGGCTTGGTTTATCTGGGGAACCAGTGCGCTGGCCGCCGGTCGTTTGTCCGAAGCCGAGCAGGTGCTGGGGGAAGGGGCGCGTCGCTCTCCCGTAAATGCGCGGGCGAGGTTTCTCGTTCCGCGCGCCCGGACCCTCACAGCGCTCGGTCGCTCAGCTGAAGCGGTCGCCAACACACGTGCAGCCGTCCCGCAGATCACTCAGGCCGCGGATTTCAATACGCTGAGCGCCGTGATGTCACAGGCGAATTTGCTCGACGAGGCCCTGCCTTTGTCTGAGGCGGCGGTCGCACTCGATCCGCTGGCGTCAGATGCTTGGCACAACCTGGGCAGTTTGTACCAGTTTATGGGGCGTCTGGAGGACGCGGCTACGGCCTTTGAGCGTGCTATTTCAGTCGAGTCCAATGCCGCGGCGCATCTGGCTTTGGCAAGGCTGCGTAAATGGTCTGTTACAGATAATCACATTGAACGGTTGAAATCGGCACCACTGGTTTCGCCGCTGGACGAAGCGCGTCTTAACTATGCCCTGTTCAAAGAACTGGATGATGTCGGCCATCACGATGAAGCCTGGGAGAGGTTAAGGCGCGGTGCTGAGGTCGCGAAAGTGGCCATCGGGGGGTGGGACGCGGAGCAGGAGGCCGAGACGCTTGCAGCCTGGATGACGGCGTTCCCAAACGCCGCCTCTCTAAAAAGGGGCGACGGCCTGAGCCGGATAGAGGGGATGCGCCCGCGCCGACTCTTTATCGTTGGTCTGCCGCGTTCCGGCACAACGCTTGTAGAGCGCGTACTGGCGGCACATTCCGAAGTTCAGGCTTTGGGCGAACTTCAAACTTTTGGCCTCGCGGTCAAGCGCGTGTCGCAAAGCCGCACTCCGTATCTGCTAGATGCCGATACAGTGCGCCGCGTGTCTGAAGCCGATCCATCGGAAATAGCTGCCTGTTACGACCCCGAGACCGACTACCTGTGGGACGGGCGAAGCTCGGTCACCATCGACAAGCTGCCGCATAATCATGACTACTGCGGCCTGATCCGCCGAGCCTTTCCGGATGCGCTCATCGTACACGTCCGACGTGAGCCTCTGGATGCCCTGTTCGGAGCCTATCGTCTGCTATTTGCGCATGCACACAAATGGTCCTATGACTTCGAAGATCTCGCTACCCATTACGACCATTATCGCCGTCTGATGGCGCATTGGCAGGCTGTTGATCCGGCCATTATTGATGTTTCGCTCGAAGGCCTTATTGCGAACCCCGAAAGTGAAATTCGCCGGTTGCT
Coding sequences:
- a CDS encoding DUF2271 domain-containing protein, with protein sequence MFAKAAIWTTVLSAGAVGAAQAGTVTVDVEVPRLSVAEYHKPYVAAWIEDGAGAHKSNLFVWYQIGKGDKWLKDLRTWWRKSGRDLSAEDVSGLSSATKAPGRQTAKIDTSALKGLTPGDYVLNVEAAREGGGREVVKAPFKWDGKKAVAASTKGTTELGAVAFTIKP
- a CDS encoding FAD:protein FMN transferase: MIQTDTLANRRVLVPALITPPEDLSACLLCEVSGKAFATTWRARLFSDGPVDRLGLSARMQAILDRIDAEMSPYRADSDLTRFNEARAGAFVPLPPRLMQVIAHALDIARLTEGAFDPGLLEAVELWGFGAKIVPEGVPTLQVRAALKKRQNWRALDWQHDGLIKPEGLKLDLCGIAKGYAVDAVTQMLKATPGVRSALIEIGGELKAFGVRAEGQPWWVEIERADPAHTETLVALCDLAVATTGDSQRYFIHDGVRLSHTIDAATAAPVQSGIRQVSVFDAQCWRADALATALMVMGEDRALSFAQTHAIPCLMGLSDGREVLSPALEDWL
- a CDS encoding NADPH cytochrome P450 oxidoreductase family protein, producing MIDFVTTDPLRVGLAAGAGVLWLLMSGVMLTRGRARASAVAVDALILSASQTGQAEELARHTHKALNTGGLTTRLMSLGKVTVEDLQQAKLVLVVASTTGVGDAPDDGAAFERALMSARPDLSAQSFAVLALGDRSYEDFCAFGHRVHNWFTACEATAKKPITEVNDLDAQALKQWESYLKEWGGAAMQADNPFAPTSLIARERLNPKSEAAGLYAIEFAIPEGATWVAGDLAEIRTSSGHRRDYSIASLPEEGRVRLFVREVIKADGSRGEGSGLLTTLAVGENVPLRLKTHKGFHAPTGDGPVLLIAAGSGLAGLRPHLLELAGRGRGCWLIYGERHPLHDGRLSDEMRGWQQGGRIRKLDLAFSRPDDGVKTYVQDVVAQQAAAIRDWLGQGGSVLVCGGLDMGRGVDAALKAALGPDWLEAALSHGRYRRDLY
- a CDS encoding cryptochrome/photolyase family protein; protein product: MGTLRLVLADQLSARLDIRTRADKETDVFLMAEVAEEASYVRHHVKKIAFLFSAMRHYAEALQQAGYRVRYVRFDDPENTHSLKREIDRARTELKLSAVHVTEPGEWRLKEVFAAMDDVTLLEDNRFLCSPQWFSRWAEGRKQLRMEYFYREMRRAHDILMDDGKPCGGEWNYDAENRSPPRDGLVFPRRLSFRKDSITRDVLYLVAKVFPDNPGQLEPFHFAVTRSQALKELDHFVAHILPQFGPWQDAMLGREPYMYHSLLSSYINAGLLYPLEVCLAAERAYREDGAPLNAVEGFIRQVLGWREYVRGLYWHFMPDYVAMNALDAHEDLPWFYWSGDTQMNCVRTAVAHTLEHAYSHHIQRLMITGNFALLAGVDPKQVHEWYLAVYADAYEWVELPNTLGMALHADGGIMASKPYAASGAYINRMSDYCKDCHYKVEMPVGEKSCPFNALYWDFIARHEERFRKNPRLSYVYANWTRMGDDKQKALRAQAQAHLQAMREGHL
- a CDS encoding DUF2256 domain-containing protein, which translates into the protein MPRGVKKCDLPQKTCQGCGLPFTWRKKWEKVWAEVSYCSDRCRQAKKSAR
- a CDS encoding aminotransferase; translation: MTLPPLNPVYAGLGTTIFTTMSAMAAETGALNLGQGFPETDGFPEVREAAAKALIDRSNQYAPMKGQAALLEAVAEFYGRTQGLSLDPARNVLITSGATEALAAAVFSLISPGDEVIVFEPHYDAYAPLIERAGGVVVRVRLSPPDWRFTEAQLTEAFSRRTRMVMVTTPNNPTTRLIPTEDWALLARFCIEHQAYVVSDEVWEQVVFDGATHKGVLNVPGLETLGVKIGSAGKLFALTGWKVGFVCAHERLVSQMAKAHQFLTFSTPPMLQSAVAFGLGLPKSRFVEEVAALQRSRERWRAGLEAEGFRTLPSEGTYFLNIDLPGSGIALEGESFARRALKEAGVAVIPLDAFCAPGGDSLPVVRLCFAKSDATLDRGIERLTVARRLCGIV
- a CDS encoding TonB-dependent receptor; the protein is MLNATGRLRAKSLSQFAGVSALALLSAGVAFGDELAPEPEVTDVVVTATRRATNVQKIPYNISAIGAAEAERNGIVEIADLARVTPGLSFRDVGARDNGSVILRGLSVSPLRVSTGGDNGSVAQYINETPVTNQPRVFDIDHIEVLRGPQGTLYGSGSLGGAIRYIVNDPKMYFNTSAGADVYKISQAGEGSYKLTGMINLPLVEDKLALRVALQHLDDSGFTDYPMVISGPKTDLDFEKRTTTRASLLWKPTAVFSATASVYYDNAKAGGRTGSNAGLTIKAPYDGVSDNSDPTMWSYPASNYRPYTLGKFEIGQRFEEPESNHYLLSALELKYDLGFADLTSSSSYTTESVLGHRDQTDLLLGLGFGYENYPDFRAFTTEESDFEATVQELRLVSKSGGAFDYAVGLYYTRETAHSTSKEFTPGLAQFWGLGRTDDLEYFSVEDSKYTEMAAFGELTWHVNDLWQITGGLRTFELKDDVVSCTALPLYDDPFSDTITFSCANGASKVSKTIYKANSSYQLTPDMMLYGTFSQGFRRGGVNTLPDGAQFAGITDAQRKYIPDSVDNFELGVRSQWFDRRLTLNAALFHIDWQDVQLASLAPGNLPIIANAGKATSDGVELESEWKANDALTFSFGYAYTKAEMAQTYYNRNEDGDILNTFLKGTSLPGTPEHQVSLAVDYNLPTLPVGELSLHADVSHSSSVTTSAEKDSLDYRMLDGFSEVNASALLIPSNGMKIRFYVTNLTNEYAFVSSQGPSTYGLQGQFLIPIRPRTIGVSISKNF
- a CDS encoding tetratricopeptide repeat-containing sulfotransferase family protein — protein: MLQLDPDAILAEALRLRRAGYLTDAIAAARRLTEVAPWRLEAWFIWGTSALAAGRLSEAEQVLGEGARRSPVNARARFLVPRARTLTALGRSAEAVANTRAAVPQITQAADFNTLSAVMSQANLLDEALPLSEAAVALDPLASDAWHNLGSLYQFMGRLEDAATAFERAISVESNAAAHLALARLRKWSVTDNHIERLKSAPLVSPLDEARLNYALFKELDDVGHHDEAWERLRRGAEVAKVAIGGWDAEQEAETLAAWMTAFPNAASLKRGDGLSRIEGMRPRRLFIVGLPRSGTTLVERVLAAHSEVQALGELQTFGLAVKRVSQSRTPYLLDADTVRRVSEADPSEIAACYDPETDYLWDGRSSVTIDKLPHNHDYCGLIRRAFPDALIVHVRREPLDALFGAYRLLFAHAHKWSYDFEDLATHYDHYRRLMAHWQAVDPAIIDVSLEGLIANPESEIRRLLSDCGLPFEPACLSPHEVMGAVATASSTQVRKPINAEGIGAWRRYAKGLKPLHNQLTALGYISPSP